The DNA window TAAATTGTTAGGATTACTATATGAGAGCTTTAATTCAGAGGGTAAAGGAAGCTTCTGTTGAAGTAAAAGACGAAATTGTAGGAGAAATCGGGAAAGGTTTGGTTATTTTATTGGGGGTTGGGGAAAAGGATACTGAAAAGGATATAAAGTATTTAGCTAATAAGATTTCCAATCTTAGAATTTTTGAAGATGAAAAGGGAAAGTTTAACCTTAGTTTATTGGATATAGAGGGTGAAGCATTAGTAGTATCACAATTTACATTATATGATGATGTGAGAAAGGGGAGAAGACCAAGTTTTACTAAAGCAGCATCACCGCAAGAAGCAGATACTCTTATTGAAATGTTTATAGATGAATTAAAAAGTCATGGTATAAAAACATCAAAAGGGAAATTTAGAGCTAAAATGCTTGTAAAAATTTTTAATGATGGTCCAGTAACAATATTTTTAGATAGTTCTGAAAAAATTAGAAAAACGTAATGCAGTAGAGAAAAAAATGAGCAAGATTTAAAACTTACAGGAGCTTTTAATACAGTAGTGAGAAATAGATTTTTAGAACATATTCTATATTTTATGAGTTCGCTTTAGT is part of the Actinomycetota bacterium genome and encodes:
- the dtd gene encoding D-tyrosyl-tRNA(Tyr) deacylase; its protein translation is MRALIQRVKEASVEVKDEIVGEIGKGLVILLGVGEKDTEKDIKYLANKISNLRIFEDEKGKFNLSLLDIEGEALVVSQFTLYDDVRKGRRPSFTKAASPQEADTLIEMFIDELKSHGIKTSKGKFRAKMLVKIFNDGPVTIFLDSSEKIRKT